In Blattabacterium cuenoti, the following proteins share a genomic window:
- a CDS encoding transglycosylase domain-containing protein: MYKKSTKINSYFIRLIFYFWFLFIIGISTVISIFYAASKGYLGTLPSTKDIENPAMKVGSEVYDSNGILLGRFFSENRTLVTYQELPKNLVNALLAKEDIRFKYHSGIDAKSFLRAILSLGKKGGGSTISQQLAKLLFTGPSAKNKLQRIHQKLLEWVMAIELEKRYTKEEIITMYYNKFDFLYNAKGIETAAHTYFNKKVSELNLGECATLVGMLENPSLYNPKNYPDRAKKQRNLVLHQMKKYNLLNTHKYKKELEKPVKINFKIQKKDFELLTYYGEFLKKEIQEALGEHEEKTGQKLNLYSSGLKIYTSIDAKMQNYAEKAVKKHLSKLQILFNRFQKKNKNAPFLNITPEKTKRILMSAMHRTSLYQDLRQKGLTEEQIVKEFKKPQLIKLFTWNGSKKVFMSPWDFIRYQKSIIQAGMLSVEPSTGFIKAWVGGIDFNYFQYDHVAQTQRQVGSVFKPILYAAAINELHYNPCTKISNEKFHLGKWSPRNSNGRYGGFITLKDGLAFSVNTISARLISQMTPGPVINLAKKMGIESIIPEHPSIALGSADLTLYEMTGAFNTFTNYGIYVKPSILVKIEDENGNLIKEHIDLSRRQVFSEEVGYIMLKIMQGVVQYGTAKRLQSYNVTGDIAGKTGTTNENSDGWFIGMIPNLTTGVWVGWEDRFSHFENIQVGQGANMALPIWAYYMKSLYEDINLIYHDKLLFHKPKNYQSHWDHCNEIHIKEENIINEEKKEEEKNSLKEIIDFDGNLNLENNNDK; encoded by the coding sequence GTGTATAAAAAAAGTACAAAAATAAATTCTTATTTTATTAGACTTATTTTTTATTTTTGGTTTTTATTTATTATAGGAATAAGTACTGTTATTAGTATTTTTTATGCAGCTTCTAAAGGTTATTTAGGGACTTTACCTAGTACTAAAGATATAGAAAATCCTGCAATGAAAGTAGGATCAGAAGTATATGATTCTAATGGAATATTATTAGGTAGGTTTTTTTCCGAAAATAGAACTTTAGTTACTTATCAAGAACTTCCAAAAAACCTAGTGAATGCACTGCTTGCAAAAGAAGACATTCGTTTTAAATATCATTCTGGAATTGATGCTAAATCCTTTCTTAGAGCAATTCTTTCTTTAGGGAAAAAAGGCGGAGGAAGTACCATATCACAACAGTTGGCTAAACTTCTTTTTACAGGACCATCTGCAAAAAATAAATTACAAAGAATTCATCAAAAACTTTTAGAATGGGTAATGGCTATTGAATTAGAAAAACGTTATACGAAAGAAGAAATTATTACCATGTATTATAATAAATTTGATTTTTTGTATAATGCAAAAGGAATAGAAACTGCAGCTCATACTTATTTTAATAAAAAGGTTTCTGAACTAAATTTAGGAGAATGCGCTACATTAGTTGGAATGTTAGAAAATCCTTCTTTATATAATCCAAAAAATTATCCTGATAGAGCAAAAAAACAAAGAAATCTAGTTTTACATCAAATGAAAAAATATAATTTATTAAATACACATAAATATAAAAAAGAGTTAGAAAAACCTGTAAAAATTAATTTTAAAATACAAAAAAAAGATTTCGAATTACTGACTTATTATGGTGAATTTTTAAAAAAGGAAATTCAAGAAGCTCTAGGTGAACATGAAGAAAAAACTGGACAAAAACTTAATCTTTATTCTAGTGGATTAAAAATATATACATCTATTGATGCTAAAATGCAAAATTATGCAGAAAAAGCTGTAAAAAAACATCTTAGTAAATTACAAATTTTATTTAATCGTTTTCAAAAAAAGAATAAAAATGCTCCATTTTTAAATATTACTCCGGAAAAAACAAAACGAATTCTGATGTCTGCTATGCATAGAACCTCTCTTTACCAAGATTTAAGGCAAAAAGGGTTAACAGAAGAACAAATTGTAAAAGAATTTAAAAAACCGCAATTAATCAAATTATTTACTTGGAATGGATCAAAAAAAGTATTTATGTCTCCATGGGATTTCATTCGTTATCAAAAAAGTATTATTCAAGCAGGAATGTTATCCGTAGAACCCTCTACTGGATTTATTAAAGCATGGGTAGGGGGTATAGATTTTAATTATTTTCAATATGATCATGTAGCACAAACACAACGTCAAGTTGGTTCTGTTTTTAAACCGATTTTATATGCAGCAGCTATTAATGAATTACATTATAACCCTTGCACAAAAATTTCAAATGAAAAATTTCATTTGGGAAAATGGAGTCCTAGAAACTCTAATGGCAGATACGGGGGATTTATTACTTTAAAAGATGGTTTAGCTTTTTCCGTTAATACAATTTCAGCTCGTTTAATATCACAAATGACTCCAGGTCCAGTAATTAATTTAGCAAAAAAAATGGGAATAGAATCTATTATACCTGAACATCCATCTATTGCACTTGGTTCTGCTGATTTAACTTTATATGAAATGACAGGAGCATTCAATACATTCACTAATTATGGAATTTACGTTAAACCCTCTATTTTAGTAAAAATAGAGGATGAAAATGGAAATTTAATTAAAGAGCATATAGATCTTAGTAGAAGACAAGTTTTTAGTGAAGAAGTAGGATATATTATGTTGAAAATTATGCAAGGAGTAGTTCAATATGGTACCGCAAAAAGATTACAATCATATAACGTTACAGGAGATATCGCTGGAAAAACAGGGACTACTAATGAAAATTCAGATGGATGGTTTATAGGAATGATTCCTAATTTAACCACTGGAGTTTGGGTTGGATGGGAAGATAGATTTTCTCATTTTGAAAATATTCAAGTTGGACAAGGAGCAAATATGGCTTTACCTATATGGGCGTATTATATGAAAAGTTTGTATGAAGATATTAATTTAATTTATCATGACAAATTATTGTTTCACAAGCCTAAAAATTATCAATCTCATTGGGATCATTGCAATGAAATTCATATAAAAGAAGAAAATATAATTAATGAGGAAAAAAAAGAAGAAGAAAAAAATTCTTTAAAAGAAATCATAGATTTCGATGGAAACTTAAACCTAGAAAATAACAATGATAAATAA
- a CDS encoding 2-hydroxyacid dehydrogenase, whose product MIKKILILDKNHPFIIYKLKQKGFICDENYNDSTDKIDISLYDGVILRSRLKIDKKFIEKATNLKFIARIGSGTENIDKDSVIKKGITLISSPEGNKDAVAEHAIGMLLCMMNHIIHSHQQIITKGKWNRETNRGIEIMGKTIGIIGYGNTGKAFAKKLSGFNAKILCYDIRPKVGDIYGKQVNMSTIFKKSDVVSLHVPYTKETKGMINYNFIIKFCKPFYFINTSRGGCVITTHLAEALKNGKIHGACLDVLEYENCSYNNIFPKHKLPKSFLYLIHSNKVILTPHIAGWTKESKYKMDKKIVEKIIFLNKKLNLT is encoded by the coding sequence ATGATAAAAAAAATATTAATATTGGATAAAAATCATCCTTTTATTATATATAAGTTAAAACAAAAAGGATTTATTTGTGATGAAAATTATAACGATTCAACAGATAAAATTGATATATCGTTATATGATGGTGTTATTTTAAGAAGTAGGTTAAAAATAGATAAAAAATTTATTGAAAAAGCTACAAACTTGAAGTTTATAGCTCGTATTGGATCTGGAACAGAAAATATAGATAAAGATTCTGTTATAAAAAAAGGAATAACTTTAATTTCTTCTCCAGAAGGAAATAAAGATGCGGTGGCAGAACATGCTATAGGTATGTTGTTGTGTATGATGAACCATATTATTCATTCACACCAACAAATAATTACAAAAGGTAAATGGAATAGAGAAACTAATAGAGGAATAGAAATTATGGGAAAAACAATAGGAATTATTGGATATGGAAATACAGGAAAAGCTTTCGCAAAAAAATTATCAGGTTTTAACGCTAAAATATTATGTTATGATATACGGCCTAAAGTAGGAGATATTTATGGGAAACAAGTAAATATGAGTACAATTTTTAAAAAATCAGACGTAGTCAGTTTACATGTTCCTTATACTAAGGAAACAAAAGGAATGATAAATTATAATTTTATAATAAAATTTTGCAAACCTTTTTATTTTATAAATACTTCCCGTGGAGGATGTGTGATAACTACTCATTTAGCAGAAGCATTAAAAAATGGAAAAATACACGGAGCATGTTTAGATGTATTAGAATATGAAAATTGTTCCTATAATAATATTTTTCCTAAACATAAACTTCCAAAAAGTTTTCTTTATCTTATTCATTCTAATAAAGTTATATTAACCCCACATATTGCTGGATGGACTAAAGAATCAAAATATAAGATGGATAAAAAAATTGTAGAGAAAATTATTTTTTTAAATAAAAAACTAAATCTAACATAA